The Fulvivirga ligni genome window below encodes:
- a CDS encoding DUF1501 domain-containing protein, producing MKRRNFLKSAPLIAGGAFAINNIPMKVLAKENRYLQMSDDEKDRVLVVIQLHGGNDGLNCVIPVSQYDLYYNLRPNIAIPAKNNVRKYIPLDNTLDEEDQVGLHPDMGGIKEMYDKGRINIVQGVSYPNNNGSHFRGRDIWLMGAGFDRYEDSGWIGRYLAQEYAPKQYPDEFPNAEMQDPLAIELGSDVSLLFHQQGNIPTSISLPGDPKTFKTLVEGLEGFEDVDLDPRGMPPAYLRDTAYYQEMEWILGLEDKTEDYAGRLLEVFENSSPTSVTYPETYPFNAPKGVINNNLSSQLQLVARLIAGGAKTKVYMVKIGGFDTHADQVTSYDSTMGYHAALMYHISSAMNAFQADLKARALEDRVVSMTISEFGRRIKSNGSFGTDHGKGGPMFLFGKKIRGGVTGTNHKFEDDDDNITQQYDYRQVYANLLVDWLGVDKDKVGGLTSGIVLATHQNTNFYDGPFDEESPSGFYQPLNLVVDEDLITGTEAFIKDRFHLNNAYPNPALGSTTMSFYINTETMVNLRLLDIKGRLVKQVLNEKRAAGEHKLNVNLKDLNPGVYFYQIEAGLLKDTKKLVVR from the coding sequence ATGAAAAGAAGAAATTTTTTAAAAAGTGCCCCCCTAATTGCGGGCGGTGCTTTTGCCATAAATAATATTCCGATGAAGGTTCTTGCAAAAGAGAACAGGTACCTTCAAATGAGTGACGATGAAAAAGATCGCGTTCTGGTTGTAATTCAGCTTCATGGTGGTAATGATGGTCTTAACTGCGTAATACCAGTATCTCAATATGATCTTTATTATAACTTAAGGCCTAACATAGCTATACCTGCAAAAAATAATGTTAGGAAGTATATTCCATTAGATAATACTCTGGATGAAGAAGACCAGGTAGGACTCCATCCAGACATGGGAGGAATAAAGGAAATGTACGACAAGGGGAGAATCAATATTGTGCAAGGTGTATCTTACCCTAACAATAATGGCTCACACTTTAGAGGCCGTGACATTTGGCTTATGGGAGCAGGTTTCGATCGCTATGAAGATTCTGGGTGGATTGGCAGATACTTGGCCCAGGAATACGCTCCCAAGCAATATCCTGATGAGTTTCCTAATGCTGAGATGCAAGATCCATTAGCCATAGAGCTTGGCAGTGATGTATCATTACTATTTCACCAACAAGGAAATATTCCTACATCTATCTCATTACCTGGTGATCCAAAAACATTTAAAACCTTGGTGGAAGGCTTGGAAGGATTTGAAGATGTAGATCTAGATCCTCGTGGTATGCCCCCTGCCTACTTAAGAGATACAGCCTATTATCAAGAAATGGAATGGATACTAGGTTTAGAAGATAAAACTGAAGATTATGCAGGCAGATTACTGGAAGTTTTCGAAAATTCATCACCAACATCTGTAACCTATCCGGAAACTTATCCTTTCAATGCACCAAAAGGAGTTATCAATAATAACCTTAGCTCTCAGCTTCAGCTAGTTGCAAGACTCATAGCTGGTGGTGCAAAAACTAAAGTATACATGGTTAAAATCGGTGGTTTTGATACGCATGCTGATCAGGTTACCAGTTATGATTCTACCATGGGGTATCACGCTGCTTTAATGTATCATATTAGCTCAGCTATGAATGCCTTCCAGGCAGACCTTAAAGCCAGAGCACTTGAGGACCGGGTGGTATCGATGACTATCTCTGAATTCGGTAGGCGTATAAAATCTAACGGAAGTTTTGGAACTGACCATGGTAAAGGTGGCCCAATGTTCTTATTTGGTAAAAAAATAAGGGGCGGAGTAACTGGAACTAATCATAAGTTTGAAGACGATGACGACAACATTACCCAGCAGTATGACTATAGACAGGTTTACGCTAACCTTTTGGTAGATTGGCTTGGTGTGGATAAAGATAAAGTTGGAGGTCTCACTAGTGGTATAGTACTCGCTACTCACCAGAATACAAATTTTTATGACGGCCCTTTTGATGAGGAAAGTCCTTCTGGTTTTTACCAACCACTTAACCTGGTGGTTGATGAAGACCTTATTACAGGTACCGAGGCATTCATTAAAGATCGATTTCACCTGAACAATGCATACCCTAACCCGGCCTTAGGAAGTACTACAATGTCTTTCTACATCAATACTGAAACTATGGTTAACCTAAGACTTCTGGACATAAAAGGAAGACTAGTGAAGCAGGTTTTAAATGAAAAAAGAGCGGCAGGTGAGCATAAATTGAATGTAAATCTTAAAGATCTTAATCCAGGAGTCTATTTTTATCAGATAGAAGCTGGATTATTAAAAGACACCAAAAAACTAGTAGTCAGATAA
- a CDS encoding outer membrane beta-barrel protein yields MKHILAAVLSVLLVFTITSSFGQKKNKMYYGYQTKKAQPGDKFLNSQWWLGFRAGANITEVTPTQSYSAFSPISYDLKEKEYNTFGLDQISGQAGIEITFYHKGFSFSLQPNYRRQRFTYINEYEWKSSIIDTLATNELPNQLNIQYTHENTLDYIELPIFIKYDLTRGNLRPFIQIGGYYGTLVGADRHLKTSGTDRASGAIGPFKNQETVIGAKDFYIKSSVGIAGGIGVSYDFWNVRLVFDATYRYGMANITSTKNRYSKNELVGIGDAMDDIEMSNISCNIGLLFPLRFISSKYDSFN; encoded by the coding sequence ATGAAGCACATATTAGCAGCTGTACTAAGTGTATTGCTGGTATTTACCATAACAAGCAGTTTTGGGCAGAAAAAGAATAAGATGTATTATGGTTACCAGACCAAAAAAGCTCAACCTGGTGATAAATTCCTTAACTCGCAATGGTGGCTAGGGTTTAGAGCAGGAGCCAACATTACTGAGGTTACTCCTACTCAAAGTTATAGCGCCTTTAGTCCGATAAGTTATGATCTAAAAGAGAAAGAGTATAACACCTTTGGTTTAGATCAGATTAGTGGGCAAGCGGGTATTGAAATTACTTTCTACCACAAGGGATTCTCTTTTAGCCTACAACCTAATTACAGAAGACAAAGGTTTACCTACATAAACGAATACGAGTGGAAATCTTCAATTATTGACACTTTGGCAACAAATGAACTTCCCAATCAGCTAAATATTCAGTACACTCACGAAAACACTTTGGACTACATCGAATTGCCGATATTCATAAAATATGACTTAACAAGAGGAAATTTAAGACCTTTTATCCAAATAGGAGGGTATTATGGCACATTGGTCGGAGCAGATAGACATTTGAAAACCTCAGGCACCGATAGGGCATCTGGTGCTATTGGGCCATTTAAAAATCAAGAAACAGTGATTGGTGCCAAGGATTTCTATATTAAATCAAGTGTAGGAATTGCGGGAGGCATTGGAGTCTCCTATGATTTCTGGAATGTAAGATTAGTGTTTGATGCCACATATCGCTATGGCATGGCCAATATTACCAGTACCAAAAACAGGTATTCCAAAAATGAACTAGTAGGTATAGGAGATGCAATGGATGATATTGAAATGAGTAATATTTCATGCAACATTGGCCTTCTTTTCCCGCTAAGATTTATTAGTAGCAAATACGACAGCTTTAATTAA
- the ku gene encoding non-homologous end joining protein Ku — MRAIWKGHIRFSLVTIPIRIYTAIDSGRTIRFNQLSKENKNPVTYEKKDKVTGDVLKADDIIKGYQYEPGQYVIINNEDFEKIKLKSTKVIEIEGFVDENEIHPALYDSPYFIGPDGDIASKTYSLLMQTLKQTGKIGVGRVVLRERESLVLLTPHEENGMMLYKLRNPDELRSVNEVPGLSKVDEADKEQLKLAKTLVDSMSKSFEKIDTTDHYYDALKEMIEAKIDGKEVVSYTEQEPEVKDIMTALKESIDQAKAEKKPMKKATGKTKKTAEKKTKSKKAS; from the coding sequence ATGAGAGCAATTTGGAAAGGTCATATCCGGTTTTCATTAGTTACCATCCCCATCCGTATTTATACCGCTATAGATTCAGGCAGAACCATCCGGTTCAATCAACTTTCTAAGGAGAATAAGAATCCTGTAACGTATGAGAAAAAGGATAAGGTTACGGGTGATGTGCTCAAGGCTGATGACATAATAAAAGGGTATCAGTATGAGCCCGGTCAATATGTGATTATTAACAATGAAGATTTCGAGAAGATCAAATTGAAGAGCACCAAGGTGATAGAGATAGAAGGCTTTGTAGATGAGAATGAGATACACCCTGCTTTATACGACTCACCATATTTCATTGGTCCCGATGGTGATATCGCTTCTAAGACCTATTCACTGCTTATGCAAACACTAAAGCAAACAGGTAAGATAGGTGTGGGAAGAGTGGTGCTTCGCGAGCGAGAAAGCCTGGTGTTGCTCACCCCGCATGAAGAAAATGGCATGATGCTTTACAAGTTGAGGAATCCTGATGAGCTAAGAAGTGTTAATGAAGTGCCAGGTCTAAGCAAAGTGGATGAGGCAGATAAGGAGCAGCTCAAACTGGCTAAAACTTTGGTAGACTCCATGAGCAAGTCTTTTGAGAAAATTGATACCACAGATCATTATTACGATGCCTTGAAAGAAATGATAGAAGCGAAGATCGATGGTAAAGAAGTGGTAAGCTACACCGAGCAGGAGCCAGAAGTAAAAGATATTATGACTGCTTTGAAAGAAAGTATAGATCAGGCTAAGGCAGAGAAAAAGCCAATGAAAAAGGCTACAGGAAAGACCAAGAAAACAGCAGAGAAAAAGACCAAGAGCAAAAAGGCAAGTTAA
- a CDS encoding pyridoxal phosphate-dependent decarboxylase family protein, producing the protein MKIWKKLSPEEIKNRVFNALNSNVNYYESNILGIPASHLDNKVYYQDAPFLSNAPYLSTLIHNPNHIGCHTLGKSESFFQGTQEIEQELIKVCSEEILRGEENGFDGYVASGGTEANMQAVWVYRNFFKQEFQCTNEEICILCSEDSHYSMSKAGNVLSLHTEYISVDEKRKPTDKSLTEIIEKQLKEGRKYFIVVANMMTTMFGSVDQVSTYTNILKKYKCQYKIHIDGAYGGFFYPFADDNNPLDFSNPEVSSVTLDAHKMLQAPYGTGIFLIRKGLIKYANTKEASYVEGEDFTLIGSRSGANAIAVWMILMTYGPYGWREKILILLNRADWLCAQLDAKKIKYYRENASNIVTIDANDIKEEIAKKYGLVPDNHAAPKWFKIVIMEHVTIENLEPFVNEI; encoded by the coding sequence ATGAAGATCTGGAAAAAGTTATCTCCTGAGGAGATTAAGAATAGAGTTTTTAATGCTTTAAATAGCAACGTCAATTATTATGAATCCAACATATTAGGCATTCCTGCCTCTCACCTGGACAATAAGGTATACTATCAGGATGCTCCATTTTTAAGTAATGCACCTTATTTATCGACCCTGATTCACAATCCTAATCACATTGGGTGCCATACGTTAGGCAAATCAGAGAGCTTCTTTCAGGGAACCCAGGAAATTGAGCAAGAACTGATTAAGGTATGCTCAGAAGAAATATTGCGAGGCGAGGAAAATGGATTTGACGGATATGTAGCTTCAGGTGGAACTGAAGCCAACATGCAGGCCGTCTGGGTTTATAGAAACTTTTTCAAGCAGGAGTTTCAATGTACCAATGAAGAAATATGCATACTATGCTCCGAGGACAGCCATTATTCAATGAGTAAAGCTGGTAATGTACTTTCTCTTCATACTGAGTACATTAGTGTAGATGAGAAAAGAAAACCAACAGACAAGAGCCTGACTGAAATAATTGAAAAACAGCTAAAAGAAGGCCGTAAATACTTCATTGTGGTTGCCAATATGATGACAACCATGTTTGGATCCGTAGACCAGGTATCAACTTACACTAACATATTGAAGAAATACAAATGCCAATATAAGATTCATATTGATGGTGCTTATGGTGGCTTCTTCTACCCTTTTGCTGATGACAACAACCCATTGGATTTTTCTAACCCGGAAGTGAGCTCTGTAACGCTAGATGCTCATAAGATGCTACAAGCACCTTACGGAACGGGTATCTTCCTGATCAGAAAAGGGCTTATTAAATATGCTAACACCAAAGAAGCAAGCTATGTAGAGGGTGAAGATTTTACTTTAATAGGTAGCCGAAGCGGCGCCAATGCTATAGCTGTATGGATGATCCTTATGACCTACGGCCCCTATGGCTGGAGAGAAAAAATCTTGATACTTCTGAATCGAGCTGACTGGCTTTGTGCGCAATTAGATGCCAAAAAGATAAAATATTACAGAGAGAATGCCTCGAACATTGTAACCATAGATGCGAATGACATTAAAGAGGAGATTGCTAAGAAATATGGCCTAGTACCCGATAACCATGCTGCACCAAAGTGGTTTAAAATAGTAATCATGGAACACGTAACAATAGAAAATCTGGAGCCGTTTGTAAATGAAATTTAA
- a CDS encoding tetratricopeptide repeat protein — translation MARIIKFPASGNSKFGYKKVRKRKSVDLEDYGQLNLFTVAPSEAKVVSLSSHGSLFDQALYFDENNDPRAVEFYWKAIKSGEGIVDSYCNLGIIESEKKNYANAIDCFTQCLKHDPRHCEAHYNLANIYSELGDLDLAKVHYQMAIKIDADFESAYYNLGLVMAMKSEYKEALEILQQYRLFLEDDDKGNVDKLIDSLQKTMKSKTQ, via the coding sequence ATGGCAAGAATCATCAAGTTTCCCGCAAGCGGAAATTCAAAATTTGGTTACAAAAAGGTAAGAAAAAGGAAGTCTGTTGATCTTGAAGATTACGGACAACTGAACCTTTTTACAGTGGCTCCCAGCGAAGCTAAAGTAGTTAGCCTCAGTAGCCATGGTAGCCTTTTTGATCAGGCGCTATACTTTGATGAAAACAATGATCCTCGCGCAGTAGAATTTTATTGGAAGGCCATCAAAAGTGGTGAAGGAATAGTAGACTCTTATTGCAATTTAGGTATTATAGAATCTGAAAAGAAGAACTATGCAAATGCTATTGATTGCTTTACGCAATGTCTGAAGCATGATCCACGCCACTGTGAGGCCCACTATAACCTGGCTAATATATATTCAGAGTTAGGTGATCTTGATTTGGCGAAGGTGCATTATCAAATGGCCATTAAAATAGATGCCGACTTTGAAAGCGCATATTACAATCTTGGATTGGTCATGGCTATGAAAAGTGAATACAAAGAAGCGCTTGAAATACTACAACAATATCGTCTGTTCCTTGAAGATGATGACAAAGGCAATGTAGATAAGCTCATCGACAGCCTGCAGAAAACAATGAAAAGTAAGACCCAATAA
- a CDS encoding Hsp20/alpha crystallin family protein, with product MKYDHDIKWVRKVLQSADIMNTFNGGTASPQTHVKKLKDSKIIYARVPGVSPEELRVEVINGNLIVYHNVNFDTLNSDVEVPHVVTTTTLDANIDRMGIQADYQNGILKITLPYNNMEGDFHKDIKIDIDR from the coding sequence ATGAAGTATGATCACGATATTAAATGGGTGAGGAAAGTATTACAAAGTGCCGACATCATGAATACTTTCAATGGTGGAACAGCCTCGCCCCAGACTCACGTGAAGAAGCTAAAAGATAGTAAAATTATATATGCCCGTGTTCCAGGTGTATCACCAGAAGAGTTAAGAGTTGAGGTGATCAATGGAAATCTGATTGTCTATCATAATGTCAATTTTGATACATTAAATAGTGATGTGGAAGTGCCTCACGTAGTCACCACCACTACACTAGATGCAAATATTGATAGGATGGGAATTCAAGCAGATTATCAGAATGGGATATTAAAAATAACCTTGCCTTATAACAATATGGAAGGTGATTTTCATAAAGATATAAAGATAGATATTGATAGGTAG
- the metH gene encoding methionine synthase → MSKQHIPYLRLSGLEPLVITPESNFVNVGERTNVTGSRKFLRLIQEENFEEALSIARDQVEGGAQILDVNMDEGMLDGEEAMVKFLNLIASEPEISRIPIMIDSSKWPIIEAGLQCIQGKGVVNSISLKNGEEEFLAQAKKIKMYGAAVVVMAFDEDGQADNYERRIAICERSYRTLVDKIDFPPQDIIFDPNIFPVATGMEEHRKNALDFFNATKWIRTNLPGANVSGGVSNVSFSFRGNDTVREAMHSAFLYHAIKNGMNMGIVNPTMLEVYDEIPKDLLEHVEDVLLDRRDDATERLLDFAEKVKGTSKTRVKDDAWRKGTVEERLAHALVKGIVDHIDEDTEEARQKLGQPLLVIEGPLMDGMNIVGDLFGSGKMFLPQVVKSARVMKKAVAYLEPYMEEEKRRNKSTETAAKILLATVKGDVHDIGKNIVGVVLACNNYEIIDLGVMVPTDKILTEAKKHNVAAIGLSGLITPSLDEMVGVAEEMERQNFKLPLLIGGATTSRIHTAVKIDPKYSGAVVHVLDASRSVPVVGELISKNTKEAFHTRIKDEYQDLRESHSSRKVEKNYISLEQARANKVQIQWDGYSAPKPKQLGVKVFENYPLAEIREFIDWTPFFSTWMLKGKFPKILEDKVIGEEAKKLYADANKMLDEIIENEQLTANGVIGLFEANAFEDDIEITLQNGKKERFHFLRQQGKKGKNIPNLALSDYVAPATSGVQDYLGGFAVTAGVGIEKLVDAYKAQHDDYNEIMVKALADRLAEAFAELMHYKIRTDLWGYAPEEPFSNEQLIREKYQGIRPAPGYPACPDHTEKPLLFEVLEAEKHTGIFLTDSNAMYPASSVSGFYFSHPESRYFGLGKIEKDQVEDYAVRKNMTVEAVEKWLGPNLSY, encoded by the coding sequence ATGAGCAAACAACACATACCATACCTACGGCTTAGTGGCCTTGAACCATTAGTAATTACACCCGAATCTAACTTTGTTAATGTAGGGGAGAGAACTAACGTTACCGGTTCCAGGAAGTTTCTCCGTTTAATTCAGGAAGAAAATTTTGAAGAGGCATTGTCCATAGCAAGAGATCAGGTAGAGGGTGGGGCCCAAATACTTGATGTAAACATGGATGAAGGTATGCTCGATGGTGAAGAAGCCATGGTGAAGTTCCTTAACCTGATTGCTTCGGAGCCCGAAATCTCCCGAATTCCTATAATGATTGACTCTTCTAAATGGCCAATTATAGAAGCAGGTTTGCAGTGTATTCAGGGAAAAGGAGTGGTGAACTCAATCAGCTTGAAGAATGGTGAAGAAGAATTCCTGGCACAGGCCAAAAAAATCAAAATGTACGGCGCCGCAGTGGTGGTAATGGCATTTGATGAAGATGGACAGGCTGATAACTATGAAAGAAGAATTGCTATCTGTGAACGTTCGTATCGTACTCTGGTAGATAAGATCGATTTCCCACCACAAGATATCATATTTGATCCCAATATATTTCCTGTAGCTACAGGTATGGAAGAGCATAGAAAAAACGCTCTTGACTTCTTTAACGCTACCAAATGGATTAGAACTAATCTTCCCGGAGCTAATGTAAGTGGTGGGGTAAGTAATGTGTCCTTCTCATTTAGAGGAAATGATACGGTTAGAGAAGCCATGCATTCGGCCTTTTTATATCATGCCATTAAAAATGGTATGAACATGGGGATCGTAAACCCTACGATGTTAGAGGTTTATGATGAAATACCTAAAGACCTCTTAGAGCATGTGGAAGATGTGCTGTTAGATAGAAGAGATGATGCTACAGAGCGACTTTTAGACTTTGCTGAGAAAGTAAAAGGAACCTCCAAGACACGTGTTAAGGATGATGCCTGGAGAAAGGGAACTGTGGAAGAGAGACTTGCACATGCTTTGGTGAAAGGTATTGTAGATCATATTGATGAAGATACTGAAGAAGCAAGACAGAAATTAGGGCAGCCACTTTTAGTTATAGAAGGTCCTCTCATGGACGGAATGAATATAGTGGGTGATCTGTTTGGTTCAGGTAAAATGTTTCTTCCTCAGGTGGTGAAAAGCGCCAGGGTAATGAAGAAGGCAGTAGCCTATCTGGAGCCTTACATGGAAGAGGAGAAGAGAAGGAATAAATCTACTGAAACAGCGGCTAAAATCTTGCTGGCTACGGTGAAAGGAGATGTTCATGATATTGGTAAAAATATAGTAGGAGTGGTGCTAGCCTGTAATAACTATGAGATCATTGATCTTGGAGTTATGGTGCCAACAGATAAAATTCTTACAGAGGCTAAAAAGCATAATGTGGCAGCGATTGGTCTTAGCGGGCTCATCACCCCATCGCTTGATGAAATGGTGGGAGTAGCTGAAGAAATGGAAAGGCAAAATTTCAAATTGCCGCTACTTATTGGTGGTGCTACAACCAGTAGAATCCATACCGCCGTAAAAATTGATCCTAAATATAGCGGTGCGGTGGTGCATGTGCTTGACGCTTCCCGTAGTGTACCTGTAGTAGGGGAGCTGATCAGTAAAAATACAAAGGAGGCATTCCATACCAGGATTAAAGACGAGTATCAAGATTTAAGAGAAAGCCATTCTTCCAGAAAGGTAGAAAAGAATTACATCAGTCTGGAGCAGGCTAGAGCCAATAAAGTTCAGATCCAGTGGGACGGTTATAGTGCCCCTAAACCTAAGCAATTAGGAGTAAAGGTCTTTGAAAACTATCCTCTTGCAGAAATTAGAGAGTTTATAGACTGGACGCCGTTCTTCAGCACCTGGATGTTGAAGGGGAAGTTTCCTAAGATATTGGAAGACAAAGTGATCGGGGAAGAGGCTAAAAAACTATATGCTGATGCTAATAAGATGCTTGATGAAATCATTGAAAATGAGCAGCTTACTGCTAATGGTGTTATCGGTTTGTTTGAAGCGAACGCATTTGAAGATGATATTGAGATCACTCTGCAAAATGGAAAAAAGGAGCGTTTCCACTTCTTAAGACAGCAGGGCAAGAAGGGTAAGAATATCCCTAACCTGGCCTTGTCAGACTATGTAGCTCCAGCGACCTCGGGAGTACAAGATTACCTCGGAGGTTTCGCTGTAACAGCAGGTGTTGGTATAGAAAAGCTGGTTGATGCCTACAAGGCTCAGCATGATGATTATAATGAAATAATGGTAAAGGCCCTTGCCGATAGATTAGCTGAGGCTTTTGCTGAATTAATGCACTATAAAATTAGAACTGATCTATGGGGCTATGCTCCTGAAGAACCGTTCTCAAACGAACAGTTGATTAGAGAAAAATATCAGGGCATAAGACCAGCTCCTGGTTATCCTGCATGTCCGGATCATACAGAAAAGCCACTTCTTTTTGAAGTACTGGAGGCTGAGAAGCACACTGGCATTTTCTTGACAGATTCTAACGCTATGTATCCTGCTTCGTCAGTCAGTGGCTTTTATTTCTCTCATCCTGAATCCAGGTATTTCGGACTCGGGAAAATAGAGAAGGATCAGGTAGAAGATTACGCTGTTAGAAAGAATATGACAGTAGAGGCGGTTGAAAAATGGCTTGGACCTAACCTATCTTATTAA
- the metF gene encoding methylenetetrahydrofolate reductase [NAD(P)H] — MKITEHIANAKKTLFSFEILPPLKGENIHNLYKHIDPLMEFNPPFIDVTYHREEFVYKKRENGLLEKKSIRKRPGTVGICAAIKNKYNVDTVPHIICGGFTKEETENALIDLDFLGIDNVLLLQGDAIKTESVFVPEEGGHKYASDLIEQVVKMNNGQYQDDDLLNANHTDFCIGVAGYPEKHFAAPNLKVDLKYLKMKVDMGAEYIVTQMFFDNQKFFSFVKQCREAGINVPIIPGLKPLTTKRQMNILPRIFYIDLPEDLADAVEKCKTNDEVKQVGIEWTIQQSKELVEFGVPVLHYYSMGKSNSVYNIGKELF, encoded by the coding sequence ATGAAAATTACCGAGCATATTGCTAATGCTAAAAAAACCCTATTCTCATTCGAGATCCTACCACCATTAAAGGGTGAAAATATTCACAATCTCTACAAACACATTGATCCATTAATGGAATTTAATCCACCTTTCATTGATGTAACTTACCATAGAGAAGAGTTTGTGTACAAGAAAAGAGAAAATGGGTTATTAGAGAAAAAATCGATTAGAAAGCGTCCGGGAACTGTTGGTATTTGTGCGGCTATCAAAAATAAGTACAACGTAGATACAGTGCCTCACATCATTTGTGGTGGTTTTACAAAGGAGGAAACCGAGAATGCACTTATTGATTTGGACTTCCTCGGTATTGATAATGTTTTGCTTTTGCAGGGAGATGCCATTAAAACGGAATCTGTTTTCGTGCCAGAAGAAGGTGGTCATAAATATGCCTCTGACCTTATAGAGCAGGTGGTTAAAATGAACAATGGTCAATATCAGGATGATGATTTGCTTAATGCTAATCATACCGATTTCTGTATAGGAGTAGCAGGTTATCCTGAAAAGCACTTTGCAGCCCCTAACCTAAAAGTTGATCTTAAATACCTGAAAATGAAGGTAGATATGGGTGCTGAATATATTGTAACTCAAATGTTCTTTGATAATCAGAAGTTCTTCTCATTCGTGAAGCAATGCCGTGAGGCCGGAATTAATGTACCCATCATTCCAGGATTGAAGCCTCTTACTACTAAAAGGCAGATGAATATTCTACCAAGAATATTCTATATTGACCTTCCAGAAGATCTTGCTGATGCCGTTGAAAAGTGTAAGACCAATGATGAAGTTAAGCAAGTAGGTATAGAATGGACCATTCAACAATCTAAAGAGCTGGTTGAGTTCGGTGTTCCTGTACTGCACTACTATTCTATGGGTAAGTCTAATTCCGTTTATAATATTGGGAAGGAGCTATTTTAA
- a CDS encoding YfiT family bacillithiol transferase, with the protein MKFKAMNLEQLKYPIGHFKPTDDSDLTEFFDRISTLPERLKNVVESLSETQLDTPYRPDGWTVRQVVHHIGDSHANAYIRFKWTLTEDEPLIKAYDEQKWAEIFDTKEAPVSMSLSFIDALHAKWAYLLKGLNEDSLNKAYIHPDGNKRVPLRIAAQMYAWHGDHHLAHITSLMEREGWF; encoded by the coding sequence ATGAAATTTAAAGCTATGAACCTGGAACAACTTAAATATCCTATTGGCCACTTTAAGCCAACAGATGACAGTGATCTTACCGAATTTTTCGATCGCATTTCAACCTTGCCAGAACGACTAAAGAATGTAGTAGAATCACTATCAGAAACCCAGCTTGACACACCATACAGACCTGATGGCTGGACTGTGAGACAGGTGGTGCACCATATAGGAGATAGCCATGCGAATGCATATATAAGATTCAAATGGACCTTAACCGAAGATGAACCTCTCATCAAGGCCTATGATGAGCAGAAGTGGGCTGAAATTTTTGATACGAAAGAAGCACCGGTATCCATGTCGCTATCTTTCATTGATGCGCTACATGCTAAATGGGCATATCTTTTAAAAGGATTAAATGAGGATAGCTTGAATAAAGCTTACATACATCCTGATGGCAATAAGAGAGTGCCCTTGAGAATAGCGGCCCAAATGTATGCCTGGCATGGAGACCATCATCTGGCGCACATAACAAGTTTGATGGAAAGAGAAGGCTGGTTCTAA